A genomic region of Pelodiscus sinensis isolate JC-2024 chromosome 19, ASM4963464v1, whole genome shotgun sequence contains the following coding sequences:
- the COMP gene encoding cartilage oligomeric matrix protein yields the protein MVSARAFVFLLSLWCPFASSQMTSTGGRDVERQMLAEMRETNLALKEVTDLLKQQIKEIVFLKNTVMECDACGIKPWVAPTSVTPLPSCSPNPCFPGVTCMATSSGVHCGACPPGFTGNGTHCSDINECSTNPCFSKVNCVNTFPGFHCEPCPTGYTGSAPQGTGLAFARANKQVCTDINECQTDSGRVCVPNSICINTRGSYKCGACKPGFVGDQTVGCRSQAERRCANGALSPCHEKARCIVERDGSISCVCIVGWAGNGYVCGRDTDIDGFPDEKLRCPDRKCRKDNCVTVPNSGQEDADRDGIGDACDDDADGDGILNAEDNCVFVRNTDQRNADKDNFGDVCDNCRSTQNNDQRDSDGDGKGDVCDDDIDGDKIKNTVDNCKRIPNPDQKDSDGDGVGDACDSCPTLSNPDQKDTDHDLVGDVCDTNQDRDGDGHQDSRDNCPSVPNSSQQDTDHDGIGDECDDDDDNDGVPDQRPDNCRLIPNPGQEDTDRDGVGDVCEDDFDQDRVIDRIDVCPENAEVTLTDFRAFQTVVLDPEGDAQIDPNWIVLNQGMEIVQTMNSDPGLAVGYTAFNGVDFEGTFHVNTATDDDYAGFIFGYQDSSSFYVVMWKQTEQTYWQANPFRAVAEPGIQLKAVKSRTGPGEYLRNSLWHTGDTTDQVKLLWKDPRNSGWKDKTSYRWFLQHRPQVGYIRARFYEGPEMVADSGVVLDTTMRGGRLGVFCFSQENIIWSNLRYRCNDTVPEDYKVFQTQLTQPMA from the exons ATGGTTTCGGCTCGAGCCTTCGTTTTCCTCCTAAGCCTCTGGTGTCCCTTTGCATCAAGTCAGATGACGAGTACAGGAG GCAGGGATGTGGAGCGCCAGATGCTTGCGGAGATGAGAGAAACCAACCTGGCGCTGAAGGAAGTCACCGATTTGCTGAAGCAGCAG ATTAAGGAGATCGTATTCCTGAAAAACACAGTCATGGAGTGTGATGCCTGCG GCATAAAGCCCTGGGTGGCGCCGACCAGCGTAACACCACTTCCCAGCTGTTCGCCAAACCCTTGTTTCCCGGGAGTGACCTGCATGGCGACAAGCTCCGGCGTCCACTGCGGAGCCTGTCCCCCGGGCTTCACAGGCAACGGAACCCACTGCTCGGATATTAACGAG TGCAGCACGAATCCCTGCTTCTCAAAAGTCAACTGCGTTAACACTTTCCCTGGCTTCCATTGCGAACCCTGTCCCACTGGCTACACGGGGTCTGCCCCCCAAGGGACTGGGCTAGCCTTCGCCAGAGCCAACAAACAG GTGTGTACAGACATCAACGAGTGCCAGACGGACAGCGGCAGGGTCTGCGTCCCAAACTCCATCTGCATCAACACACGG GGCTCCTACAAGTGCGGGGCTTGCAAGCCCGGCTTTGTGGGGGACCAGACCGTCgggtgcaggagccaggcggAGAGACGCTGTGCCAACGGGGCCCTTAGCCCGTGCCACGAGAAAGCTCGCTGCATCGTGGAACGTGACGGCTCCATCTCGTGCGTG TGCATCGTCGGGTGGGCGGGGAACGGCTACGTCTGCGGGAGGGACACCGACATCGACGGGTTCCCGGACGAGAAGCTGCGCTGCCCCGACCGGAAATGCCGCAAG GATAACTGCGTGACCGTCCCCAACTCTGGCCAGGAGGACGCGGACAGGGACGGCATCGGCGACGCCTGCGACGACGACGCTGACGGGGACGGGATATTAAATGCTGAG GACAACTGCGTCTTTGTGCGCAACACGGACCAGCGCAACGCGGACAAGGACAACTTCGGCGACGTCTGTGACAACTGCCGGAGCACGCAGAACAACGACCAGCGGGACAGCGACGGCGACGGGAAAGGGGACGTCTGTGACGATGACATCGACGGAGACA AGATCAAAAACACCGTGGACAACTGCAAACGGATTCCCAACCCCGATCAGAAAGACAGCGACGGGGACGGCGTGGGAGACGCCTGTGACAGCTGCCCGACCCTCAGTAACCCAGACCAG AAAGACACTGACCACGACCTCGTGGGGGATGTATGTGACACCAACCAAGACCG AGACGGGGACGGCCACCAGGACTCCCGGGATAACTGCCCCTCGGTGCCGAACAGCTCCCAGCAGGACACGGACCACGACGGGATTGGAGACGAATGTGACGACGACGACGACAACGACGGGGTTCCCGATCAAAGACCCGACAACTGCCGGCTCATCCCCAACCCCGGCCAGGAGGATACAGACC GCGATGGAGTGGGGGATGTCTGTGAAGATGACTTTGACCAGGACCGGGTGATTGACAGAATCGACGTGTGCCCAGAGAACGCAGAGGTGACTCTCACGGACTTCAGGGCTTTCCAGACAGTCGTGTTGGATCCTGAGGGCGATGCACAAATCGACCCTAACTGGATTGTCCTCAATCAG GGCATGGAAATTGTCCAGACCATGAACAGTGATCCTGGCCTGGCTGTGG GTTACACTGCGTTCAACGGGGTGGATTTCGAGGGCACCTTTCACGTGAACACTGCCACGGACGACGACTACGCCGGCTTTATCTTCGGCTACCAGGACAGCTCCAGTTTCTACGTGGTGATGTGGAAGCAGACGGAGCAGACGTACTGGCAGGCAAACCCCTTCCGAGCAGTGGCAGAGCCTGGGATTCAGCTGAAG gcaGTGAAATCTAGAACAGGGCCAGGAGAATATCTCCGCAATTCCCTTTGGCACACGGGAGACACGACCGACCAGGTCAAGCTGCTGTGGAAAGACCCCAGGAATTCTGGCTGGAAGGACAAGACCTCGTATCGTTGGTTCCTCCAGCACCGGCCTCAAGTTGGATACATCAG AGCTCGCTTCTACGAAGGCCCTGAAATGGTAGCAGACTCCGGAGTCGTCCTTGATACAACCATGCGGGGGGGTCGTCTGGGAGTCTTCTGCTTCTCCCAGGAGAACATTATCTGGTCCAATCTGCGGTACCGCTGCAATG ATACCGTTCCGGAAGATTACAAGGTGTTTCAAACTCAGCTGACCCAGCCCATGGCTTAA